The following proteins are encoded in a genomic region of Candida albicans SC5314 chromosome 4, complete sequence:
- the BMT9 gene encoding Bmt9p (Beta-mannosyltransferase, 9-gene family that includes characterized genes BMT1, BMT2, BMT3, and BMT4 with roles in beta-1,2-mannosylation of cell wall phosphopeptidomannan; regulated by Sef1, Sfu1, Hap43; rat catheter biofilm repressed) codes for MEKLIQSTISLFISLSLKISTKSYKSIISILFIISLLSIILTTTITVYHDPERIITTTTTTTSASKSVFTASSPKQQDKLQQEIDQHQSDNSHEQQGKRIIIFPNNFPLIKNDQLVKYYIDTMNQALQPHDLIYRNCFEYKIPQLSYSSQKIDVFSDGGGGDQSGIKCRKLSSQVNVKVSPAINKNGNMRQILTRFMQDDGLYFQEFLPFFPNLKEQLQSADDDIINKHWYQFIGSTVWLQQYGVHLMISRIIYTEVDQGLPIISLAYLQLFDRNWNELNDVELIIPDYETTTTTTTQSKYKYKSIIYPYFAPIPIYHNVKQLNTGKFFGVEDPRIMLITNEFGFEEPIIIYNSHHRKISNIDYENGGDNQGKINFKNYRSLFIGWLWKTQIGKFNLEQLPSEHTLDNHKANKNDANNNDYSKNEYIKIKELTRPNNQRNLLEKNWSLFLNHQEKLNHGYHSFIYFIYQFKDLKILKCPLSSSTTKKNNDGDDRFDSGCQWEYQINDDDNFGSGYLHGGTELINVNELLDNYLSKSSTSTSINGKQLTNSIKDRLPLNRQIWIGFARAAMRHCGCSETMYRPNMVILVKDDVPTNTNIASGKSNYRLTHVSSFMDLGIEVLPWWEDKGLCEGKNVVIPNGISSWTIENESNNLESESSTITSNNLVDYLTITITRRDTTIDLVYIKGLLNALLLNPDNNNSNNDVDDTEEGSSIFKSSVLFNVDLVKDYSSTTTTTTTKNVNKNLDCALQYSHKYCQIYGEKLKIEDEFNNKGKDKGKDKSN; via the coding sequence ATGGAGAAACTAATCCAATCTACCATATCATTATTCATATCATTATCCCTAAAAATTTCAACTAAATcttataaatcaataattagTATACTATTCATAATTTCTCTactatcaataatattaacCACAACGATAACAGTATATCATGATCCAGAGAGaattatcaccaccaccacaacaaccaccaGTGCTTCTAAGAGTGTATTCACTGCATCATCACCAAAACAACAGGATAAAttacaacaagaaataGATCAACATCAATCAGATAATAGCCATGAACAGCAAGGTAAACGTATAATCATTTTCCCTAATAATTTCCCCTTGATTAAGAATGATCAATTGGTTAAATATTATATTGATACTATGAATCAAGCATTACAACCGcatgatttaatttatcGAAATTGTTTTGAGTATAAAATTCCTCAATTAAGTTATTCAtctcaaaaaattgatgtATTTagtgatggtggtggtggtgaccAATCAGGGATTAAATGTCGGAAATTATCATCTCAAGTTAATGTCAAAGTAAGTCCtgcaattaataaaaatggtAATATGAGACAAATCTTAACTCGATTCATGCAAGATGATGGACtttattttcaagaattCTTACCATTTTTCCCCAATCTAAAAGAACAATTACAATCCGcagatgatgatattattaataaacaTTGGTATCAATTTATTGGATCAACGGTATGGTTACAACAATATGGAGTTCATTTAATGATATCAAGAATCATATATACTGAAGTAGATCAAGGATTACCGATAATTTCATTAGCTTATCTACAATTATTTGATAGAAATTGGaatgaattaaatgatgttgaattgattattcCTGATtatgaaacaacaacaacaacgaccactcaatcaaaatataaatataaatcgATTATTTATCCTTATTTTGCCCCTATTCCAATATATCATAATgttaaacaattaaatactgggaaattttttggtgttgaaGATCCAAGAATTATGTTAATAACAAAtgaatttggatttgaagaaccaattataatttataattctCATCATAGGAAAATCCTGAATATTGATTATGAGAATGGAGGTGATAATCAAggtaaaataaattttaaaaattatcgttcattatttattggTTGGTTATGGAAAACCCAAATTGGTAAATTTAATCTTGAACAATTACCATCAGAACATACTCTTGATAATCATAAAGCCAACAAGAATGAtgcaaataataatgattataGTAAGAATGAATATATTAAGATTAAAGAATTAACTCGACCTAATAATCAACGTAATTTATTAGAGAAAAATTGgtcattatttttaaatcatcaagaaaaattaaatcatggttatcattcatttatttattttatttatcaattcaaagatttaaaaattttgaaatgtCCATTGAGTAGTAGTaccaccaagaaaaataatgatggtgatgataGATTTGATAGTGGTTGTCAATGGGAATATcaaattaatgatgatgataattttggTTCGGGATATTTACATGGTGGTACAGAATTGATCAAtgttaatgaattattagataattatttatcaaaatcatctaCTTCAACCTCAATTAATGGTAAACAGctaacaaattcaattaaagatCGATTACCATTAAATCGTCAAATATGGATTGGGTTTGCTAGAGCAGCAATGAGACATTGTGGTTGTTCAGAAACCATGTATCGACCAAATATGGTAATATTAGTAAAAGATGATGTCCCTACTAACACCAATATTGCTTCGGGCAAGTCAAACTATCGATTAACGCATGTGTCATCATTTATGGATTTAGGAATTGAAGTATTACCATGGTGGGAAGATAAAGGATTATGTGAGGGGAAAAATGTGGTTATACCTAATGGGATATCAAGTTggacaattgaaaatgaatcaaaCAACCTAGAATCAGAGTCATCAACTATCacatcaaataatttggtAGATTATTTGACAATAACGATTACTCGACGTGATACAACAATTGATCttgtatatataaaagGGTTATTGAAtgcattattattaaaccctgacaataacaacagcaataatgatgttgatgatacTGAGGAGGGATCAAGCATTTTTAAAAGCTCAGTGTTATTTAATGTTGATTTAGTGAAAGATTATCTGagtactactactactactactactaaaaATGTTAATAAAAATCTTGATTGTGCTTTACAATATTCTCATAAATATTGTCAAATATATGgagagaaattgaaaatagaagatgaatttaacaataaagGGAAAGATAAGGGTAAAGATAAATCCAATTGA